The sequence below is a genomic window from Thioclava nitratireducens.
TCGTATTTTCCAAGGCGGCGCGCGCACAGATGAAAGTGATTAGATTACCGCGTCGGGTTGTTTCCATAAAATACGAAGGGCGCGTGATCGAGAATGACGTCCTCGCGGGCGTTATCGCCTTTTTCGTTATCTATATGGCGACGTTCCTAGGGCTCACCACGCTTCTGGGCTTTTTCGGTCTCGACTTTGCGACGGCAACCAGCGGAGCTTTGACGGCTTTGGCAAATGTCGGACCAGGGGTCGGACCAATCATCGGTCCGGCTGGGAATTTCTCCTCCCTCAGCGATCCCGTGAAGATAATTTTGACCTTCGGGATGTATCTCGGACGTCTGGAAATTCTCACGGTATTGGTGCTCTTCAAGCCCGAATTTTGGCGTGAGATCGCGGTTTTGGGGGAACGGGCGTGATCTCCAAGGGGGGCCATCCGTCACTCTGAACAAAGCTGAGAAGCTCGCCGCACTTGTTCAAGGAGCCGGGCGTTCGGGCGATCGAGGTGTGCCCGCGACGTCGCCAGCCAAGCACGCGGGGGGGGGGCGCTGGCGGCTTCCGAAAGTTAGATGAACGTCACGTAGGTGCTGAAACAGGGCACCGCCCCTCCCGCGGCGTCAGGCCGCGGGGGGCGCCGGTCGCGCGGCGGCGAAGGCCGGAAGCGTCTCGAGATGCGCGGCGATCCGCGTGATATTCGGCATCGGCGCAAGGTCGATCCCCCAGCGCCGCGCATTGTAGATCTGTGGCACGAGGCACAGATCCGCGAGCGTCAGCTGGTCACGCCAGCAGAAACTCTCGCCCGATATCATTTCCTCGACCGCGGCGAGGCCGGGGGCGATGAAAGTCTGCATCCAGCTTTCCATCGTGATCGCACCGTTCGAGGCCGCCACGGCGTGTTTCGCGACGCGCAGATTGCAAACCGGATGGATATCGACCGCGATAGCCTGGGCGAGAGCGCGGACATGGGCGCGGTCGGCCGGAGCTTCGGGCAGCAGGCCGAGCGCGCGGGTCTCGTTGAGATATTCGACGATCGCAAGGGATTGGGTAAACCGATCGCCATCGATCTCAAGCGTCGGCACGAGCCCCTGCGGATTGACGGCGAGATAGTCGGGATCGCGCTGTGCGCCGGTCGTCAGATCGACCGGAGCGGCCTGCCATTCAATCCCGGCGAGTGCGAGGGCGATACGGACACGGTAGCTTGCCGAAGACCGCCAATAATCATGAAGTCGTGTCATTCGATCGGCGTCCCCAGCAGTTTGTCCATTGCGCGCTGCAAGCCGGCGAGATCGGATCCGAGCACCGCCTCCAGCTGCCGCTGATAGGCGATCGCGCGCGGCAACAGCTCCGCCATCAGACGTCGCCCCTCGCGGGTCAGACTCAGCGCGACCAGCCGGGCGTCCACGTCGTCGGGCCGTTTCTCGACCAGACCTTTCGCCTCGAGGTGGCTCGCCGCGCGGCTGACCTTTGGGCGCTCCAGCGAGGTGCGTCGTTCTATATCGCGCACCGAGACCCGGCCCGCATGGGAAAGATGCACCATCACCCGCCATTGCGGCATCGTCAGCCCGGCGTCGCGATAGCCCGCCGCCAGTTCCTGGCTCAGCTTCACCGAGAGCTCCGCGACCAAATAGGGCAGGAAACGCTCGAGATCGAACCCCGGGAGGGGAATCTCTTCATCAGCGGTTTCACGAACTTTTTGTTCAACGGTCATGGGATTCGATGTGGCTTCAAGTTGTTGCGGCTGCAACGAATGAGCACGAAATACGTTGCGATTGCAACGAAAATCGTGCGCCGTCCGGAAATCTGGATGTGTAACCATCAGTAAATAATTGATTTTTTACCAAGTCTCCCTCGCTCTTCGTTGCGAATGCAATAAAATCCTTGACTTCGTTGCGAATGAAACGAAACTTGGGCGGAGTTCGACGTCGGCATTTTTGCAAGAGGCCGGCGAACAGGGAGTGGAGGATCTCATGACCGAGCAAGCTCTGCCGAGCGGCATGGTGCGGGCAACCGGCACGTCGGGGCCGCATGAAGGCTACATGCCGGGTTTCGGCAATGATTTCGAAACCGAGGCGCTGCCGGGTGCGCTGCCGCAGGGCCAGAACAGCCCGCAGAAATGCGAATACGGCCTTTATGCCGAGCAGCTTTCCGGAACCGCCTTCACCGCGCCGCGCGGCCAGAACGAGCGGACCTGGTGCTATCGGATCCGGCCATCGGTCAAGCATGTCGGTCGCTTCACCAAGATCGACGTGCCCTATTGGAAATCCGCGCCGAATGTCGATCCGGACGTGATCTCGCTTGGCCAGTATCGTTGGAACCCGGTGCCCCATTCCGATGAGCCGCTGACCTGGGTCACCGGCATGCGCACGATGACCACCGCGGGCGACGTGAACACGCAGGTCGGCATGGCGAGCCATATCTATCTCGTGACGCAGTCGATGGAGGACGAGTATTTCTTCTCGGCCGACAGCGAGTTGCTCGTCGTGCCGCAAGAGGGGCGGCTGCGCTTCTGCACGGAGCTCGGGATTATCGACCTCGAGCCCAAGGAGATCGCCATCCTGCCGCGCGGTCTGGTCTATCGGGTCGAAGTGCTCGAAGGGCCGGCGCGGGGCTTCGTCTGCGAAAACTATGGCCAGAAATTCGACCTGCCGGGCCGCGGTCCGATCGGCGCAAATTGCCTTGCCAACCCGCGCGACTTCAAATGCCCCGTTGCGGCCTTCGAGGATCGCGACGCGAAAAGCCGGGTCGTCATCAAGTGGTGCGGGCAGTTCCACGAGACCTTCATCGGCCACAGCCCGCTCGATGTGGTGGCATGGCACGGCAACTACTGCGCCTATAAATACGACCTGCGCACTTACAGCCCGGTCGGCGCGATCCTGTTCGATCACCCCGATCCGTCGATCTTCACCGTGCTCACCGCGCCTTCGGGTCAGGAAGGCACCGCGAATATCGATTTCGTGCTGTTCCGCGAGCGCTGGATGGTGGCCGAGCACACGTTCCGCCCGCCGTGGTATCACAAGAACATCATGTCCGAACTGATGGGCAACATCTACGGCATCTACGACGCCAAGCCGCAGGGCTTCATGCCGGGCGGGACCAGCCTGCACAACATGATGCTGCCGCACGGCCCTGACCGTAACGCCTTCGAACACGCCTCTAACGAACCGATGGAGCCCGCGTTCCAAGGCAACACGATGCAGTTCATGTTCGAGACGCGCTTCCCGCAGCACCTCACCGAATTCGCCGCGAAGGAGGCGCCGTTGCAGGACGATTACATCGATTGCTGGGACAGCATCGAGAAGAAATTCGACGGAAAACCGGGGACCAAATGACCGACCAGACCAGCTGGGTGGCGTCCGCTCAGGGCGACACCGACTTTCCAATCCAGAACCTGCCCTACGGCGTCTTCGACGACGGCAATGGGGCGCGGATGGGCGTCGCCATCGGGGATATGATCCTCGACGTCGCCAAGGTGGATCACGGGCTTCCGGCGGATCTGTTCGCCGAGCCCGCGTGGAACCGCGTCATGGAGGCCGGCCCGGAGATCTGGGCCAAGCTGCGCGCGCGTCTGACCGAGCTTCTCTCCGACGAAGGGCACAAGTCCGCGGTCGAGCCGCATCTGGTGCCGCAATCCGGCGCGAAGATGCTGATGCCGTTCCGCGTGACCGAATACACTGATTTCTACGCCGGCAAGAACCACGCGACCAATGTCGGCACGATCTTCCGTGGCCCCGAAAACGCGTTGCCCGCGAACTGGCTGTCGATCCCGATCGGCTATAACGGCCGGGCCTCGTCGGTGGTCGTTTCCGGCACGCCGGTCATCCGTCCCAACGGGCAGGTCAAAGGCCCGAACGAGGAGCTGCCGCGTTTCGCCCCTTCGGCGCGTTTTGACATCGAACTGGAATTCGGCGCCATCGTCGGCCAGCCCTCCGAGGGTATGATCTCGGTCAGTCAGGCCGATGAGATGATCTTCGGCTACGTGCTGCTCAATGACTGGTCGGCGCGCGACATCCAGGCGTGGGAATACGTGCCTCTCGGACCGTTCCAGTCCAAGGCGACCGCGACCACGATCAGCCCCTGGATCGTGACGAAAGCGGCGCTGGAACCGTTCCGCGTCAACACGCCCGAGCGTGAGCGCGAATTGCTGCCCTATCTGCGCGAGCCGGGGCCGATGAATTACGATATCAAGCTGGAAGTCGCGCTGCGCCCGGAGGGCGGCGAGGAGGCGGTGATTTCGCGCACCAATACCTCGATGCTCTACTACTCCGCCGCGCAGCAGCTCGCCCATCACACGACCTCGGGCTGTCCGATGCGCGCGGGCGATCTGTTGGGCTCGGGCACGATCTCGGGCACCGAAAAAGACAGCCGGGGCTCGCTGCTCGAACTGAGCTGGTCGGGCAAGGAGCCGCTGGAGCTTCCCGATGGCACGACCCGCAGCTTCATCGAGGATGGCGACACGCTGACCCTGCGCGGTGCTGCGCAGGGCAAAGGATACCGCATCGGGTTCGGAGATTGCACGGGGCAGGTGCTCCCTGCGCGCGCTCTGCCCGACTGGGCTAAGGAATAAGGAGGCATCTGATGGCCAAGGCATTCGCGTCGCAAGGCGACATGGAAGAGAAGAAGATCAGCTTCACGGAAGTGGGCGAGGGCCTCTACGCCTTCACCGCGGAGGGCGACCCGAACACCGGCGTCATCATCGGCGACGACAGCGTGATGATCGTCGAGGCGCAGGCCACCCCGCGTCTTGCGCGCAAGGTGATCGAATGCGTCCGCTCGGTGACCGACAAGCCGATCAGCCACCTCGTGCTGACGCACTACCACGCGGTTCGCGTGCTGGGCGCCAGCGCCTATGGCGTGCGCGAGATCATCATGTCCGACACCACACGCGCGCAGGTCGCAGAACGTGGGCAGGAGGACTGGGACAGCGAATTCGGCCGCTTCCCGCGCCTGTTCCAGGGCCATGAGGAAATCCCCGGTCTGACCTGGCCGACCACCACCTTCAGCGACCAGATGACGGTTTACCTCGGCAATCGCCGCGTCGACATCATGCATCTGGGCCGCGCCCATACCGCAGGCGATGCAGTGATCTGGGTGCCCGATCAGGAGGTGATGTTCACCGGCGATATCGTGGAATACCACTCGGCCTGCTATTGCGGCGACGGTCATTTCGGCGATTGGCCCGAGACGCTGGCCAATATCGCAGCCTTCGAGCCGCGCGCGATCGCGCCGGGTCGTGGCGATGCGCTGGTGGGCGAGAAGATGGTCACCGAAGCGCTGGAGAACACCGCCGATTTCGTCCGCTCCACCTTCAAGCCGGTGGAACGCGTCGTTGCCCGTGGCGGCACCCTGAAAGAGGCGTGGGACGCGGTGCGCGAAGCCTGCGATCCGAAATTCGCCGATTACGCGATCTACGAACATTGCCTGCCGTTCAACGTGGCGCGCGCCTATGACGAGGCCCGCGGCATCGACACCCCGCGTGTCTGGACGGCAGAGCGCGACCGCGAGATGTGGGACGCGCTTCAGGGCTGACGCGCGCCGGCAGGGGAGGAGGAACCGATGCCATATGATTACAAGCCGTTCGACTATGTTGCGCCGAAGGGGCTGAGCGCCCCGGAGCCGCGTCACAAGGTCATCGTCGTTGGGGCCGGGCCGATCGGTCTCGCCGCCGCGCTGGAGCTTGCGAATTACGGCGTGGCGTCGGTCGTGCTCGACGACAACAACGTGGTGTCGGTGGGCAGCCGCGCGATCTGCTGGTCGAAACGCTCGCTCGAGATACTCGACCGGCTGGGCGTGGGCGATGCCTGCGTGCAGAAGGGTGTGACCTGGAAGGTCGGGCGCACCCACCATGGCGCGCGCGAAGTGTTCAACTTCGACCTGCTGCCCGAGGACGGCCACAAGATGCCCGCCTTCGTGAATCTGCAGCAATATTACGTCGAGGAGTATCTCGTCGCCGCTGCGCAGGCGAACCCGCTTGTCGACCTGCGCTTCAAGAACAAGGTCACCTCGCTCGAGCAGGCGGCGGATCACGCGACGGTCTCGATCGAGACGCCGGATGGGGAATATACGCTCGAAGGTGAGTATGTGCTGGCCTGCGACGGAGCGCGCTCGCCGATCCGGCAGATGATGGGGCTCGAATTCGAGGGCGTTCTGTTCGAGGAACGCTTCCTGATCGCCGATATCGAGATGCAGGCCGATTTCCCGTCGGAGCGCTGGTTCTGGTTCGAGCCGGATTTCCACGAGGGCCAGTCGGCACTGCTGCACAAACAGCCTGACAATATCTACCGCATCGATCTGCAACTGGGCTGGGACACCGATCCGGAGGAAGAGCGCAAGCCCGAGCGCATCATCCCGCGGATCGAGAAGGCGCTGGGCCATTCGAATTTCAAGCTCGACTGGACCTCGATCTACACGTTCCAGTGCCGTCGGCTGAAGAACTTCGTCCATGACCGGGTGATCTTCGTGGGCGATAGCGCGCATGTGGTCTCGCCCTTCGGCGCGCGTGGCGGCAATGGCGGGCTGCAAGATGTGGACGCGTTGGGCTGGCGTCTGGCGCGGGTCGTGAAGGGAGAGAGCACGCCCGCGCTGCTCGCCCGCTACGACGCCGAGCGGACCTTCGGCTCTGACGAGAATATTGCCAATTCCAGCCGCACCACGCGGTTCATGTCGCCGCGCCCGGGGGCGGAGCGGTGGTTCCGCGATGCGGTTCTGGCGCTGTCTGAGCATGCGAATTTCGCGCGCCCGATGGTGAACTCGGGGCGCTTGAGCCTGCCGTGCCGCTACCCGCTGGACCAAGCGCCCGATGATGCGGCCTTGCCGAGTGGCACCCGTCCCGGCGCGGTCGCCCCCGATGCTCCGCTTGGCAACGAATGGCTGCTCGATCGGCTTGCGGGCGGCTTCACGCTTCTGGGCCTCGGTGCCGAGGCGCCCGAGGTCGCGGGGCTGCGCAGAATGACGCTCGAGCCGACGCCGGAGCTGCGCGCCCGCTATCTCGGCGATGCGCCCTCGGCGCTCTACCTGATCCGGCCCGATCAAGTCGTCGCGGCGCGTTGGCAAAAAGCGGGGGCCGAGCAGATCGCCGCGCAACTGGCTGCAATCGAGGAGGGCAGCGCATGAGCCTGATCACCGACCTGAACCTTGCCGATCACGACGCGCTCTACGAGCGGCTTATCGCCGCCCATGAGGGGCTGAACGAGGCGGAAAGCGCCGCGTTCAACGCGCGGCTGATCCTGATCCTGATGAACCATATCGGCGACCGCCGCGTGCTCGAGGAGGCGTTCGAGCTCGCCGCGCGTGCCGGGCGTCCCGATGCCAGCCCGAAAACCGGGCAGATGCGCGCCGATAGCTGATGCCTTTACCGAACGCGGGAGCTCCGCGTTCGTCGTCATTCTTGGGAGGAAACAATGACGCATAAACTGACGAAACGTGCTTTCCTGGGCTCCGCCGCCGCGGTGGGGGCGACCCTTGCGATGCCTGCGATCCCGGCACGGGCCGAGGGCGTGGACCTCGTCCTGTCGAGCTGGTTGCCGCCGCGCCACCCGATCGTGGTGGACGCGATCAAGCCCTGGGCGAAGGACATCGAGAAAGCGACCGAGGGCCGCGTGCGCATCCGCGTGCTCGCCAAGCCGCTGGGCTCGCCGCCAGCGCATTTCGACATGGCGCGCGATGGCGTGGCCGACATCACCTACGGTCTGCACAGCTTCACGCAGGATGACCGCTTCAAGAATTCGCGCGTTGGCCAGTTCAGCTTCCTCGGCAATGATGCCGTGTCGATGTCGGAAGCCTTCTGGACCGTCTATACCGAGAAGCTCGGCGCCGAGAAGGAACATGCCGGCACCCATCTGCTGGGCCTGTTCAACCATGGCCCCGGGATGGTCCACAACAACAAGCGTCCGATCAACAAGATCGAAGACCTGCAGGGTCTGAAGATGCGTGTGCCGGGCGGCTACATCGCCGATCTGATGAGCCATTTCGGCGTCGAGACGATCTTCACCCCCTCGGGCGAAGTCTATGAAAAGCTCTCGCGCGGCGTCGTCGATGGCGTGACCTTCCCCTATGACGCGATCGCCTCGTTCAACCTCGCGGATTACCTGAAATACACCACCACGATCCCGGGCGGCATCTACAACACCACTTGGTTCCTGGTGATGAATTCCGGCAAGTGGGACGCGATTTCCCCGGCCGATCAGGAGGCGATCAACAAGCTCTCCGGGCTCGCCTTCGCAACCCGCGTCGGCAAAGCGTGGAACGGCGCGGACGAGCGCGGCAAGAAGGCAGCGAAAGAGGGTGGCATGGTCGCCGAGACCGCGCCGCAGGGCGTGCTCGACGCGATCAAGCAAGAGGCCAGCGTGCTAGAAGGGCAGTGGGCCGACAGCCTGGGCGGCGACTATGACGGTCGCGCCGCGCTTGCCGAGTTCCGCAAGATGACGGGCGTGGACGTATGATCGCACGCGGCCGCTTCGTTCTCGAGGCAATCGCCGCGGGCCTGGTGACGGGGTTGATCCTCGTCACCTGTTTCGACGTGGTCGGCAGGTATCTGTTCAACAACCCGCTGACCGGCGCCTACGAGATCACCCAGGTGCTTCTCGGCGCGCTCGTCTTCGTCGCGATGCCTCTCACCACGGGCAAGGGAGGCCATGTCGAGGTCGACCTGCTGATGCCGATCCTGCCGCCGGTGCTGCGGCGTATGCTCGGGCGGATCGGGAGCGCGATCGCGGCGCTCGTCATGCTCTATTTCGCATGGCGGCTGGTGATCCTGACACAGGATCAGTTCCACACGCAGCTCGCGACCTCGGGTCTCGGCATCAAACTCTGGTATTTCGGTGTGATCGGCGTACTCAGCTTCGCCGTCTCCGCCCTTGTCGCGGTGCTTCGGAGGCCGGAATGACGATATCTCTCGTGGCATTCGCCATACTTCTGGCGCTGGTCTTCCTGCGCGTGCCGATCGCCTTCGCGATGGCGCTTGTCGGCGGGGCCGGGTTCGCATGGATGCGCGGCGCCGAGGCGGCCGGCTCGATGGTCGGCAGCGCCGTCTTCGAGACCGGGATGAACTATTCGCTTTCGGTCGTGCCGCTCTTCATCTTCATGGGCAATGTGCTGGCCGGTTCGGGGATCGCCAGCGGTCTCTTCACGGGCGCCGACCGGGTCTTCGGGCGGATGCGTGGCGGGCTCGCGATGGCCACGATCCTCAGCTGCGGCGGCTTCTCCGCGGTCTGCGGTTCGTCGCTCGCGACCGCGGCCACGATGTCGAAGGTGGCGATGCCCTCGATGCGCCGCTTCGGCTATCACGACTCGCTCGCCACCGGCGCCATCGCCGCGGGCGGCACGCTGGGCATTCTGATCCCGCCCTCGGTCATCATGATCATCTTCGGTCTTCTGACCGAGAGCGACATCGGCAAGCTGTTCATCGCGGGGATCGTTCCCGGTGTTCTCGGCATAGGTCTGTATCTCGTGTCGGTCATGGTCGCAGTGCGGCTGAACCCGAAACTCGCCCCGGAAGTGCGCGAGCCCCTTGCCATGAAGCGGCAGGACATCGTCGGCGTGCTCGCGACGCTCGGGCTGTTCGTCTTCATCATGGTGGGCATCTATGGCGGGTTCTTCACCCCGATCGAGGCCGCCGGCATGGGCGCGGCTGCGGCCGTCTTGATCGCGGCTGCGGTCGGCGGTCTGAGGCTCGGCGCGCTCTGGCGGGCGCTCACCGATGCGGCAATCGCCTCCGCGATGATCTTCGCGATCGTCATCGGAGCCGAGATCTTCGGCAATTTCGTCACCTTCGCGGGCCTGCCCGACGCGCTGGCCGAACTGGTCTACAATCTCGGGCTGGGCGGCTACGAGGTGATCATCATCATCGTACTGATCTACATGCTGCTGGGCATGGTGCTCGAGAGCCTGTCGATGATCCTGCTGACGGTGCCGATCTTCTACCCGGTGATCTACCAGCTCGATTTCGGTTCAGGGCTTTTGGCCAATCCCGACAATGCGTTGATCTGGTTCGCCGTGATCGTCGTGGTCGCGACGGAGATCTCGCTGATCACGCCGCCTGTGGGCATGAATGTCTTCGTGCTGCGTTCGGTTCTGCCGGACGTGACGCTGGGCACGATGTTCCGCGGCATCCTGTGGTTCTGGGTGGCAGATATCGTGCGGATCTCGCTGATCGTGGCCTTCCCGGTGATCTCTCTCTGGCTGGTCGGCTAGTCCCGCTCGGGCTCGGTGCGGATATCAAGCTCGAGCGTGTCGATCAGCGCATTCACCCCGGCTTCGAGCCCGGCGCGCGCTTCCTCGGGCAGGGCGGAGAGCATCGTCTGGGCCCGGGCGTTCACCTTGGGCCGGGCCTCGCCATAAAGCGCACGGCCCGCCTCGGTGCATTCATACTCACGCAGCCGCCGATCGCTGTCGGGCACGAAGCGCCGGATCAGCCCGCGCGCTTCGAGACGCGCCGCTGCCCGGCTTACCTGAACCTTGTCGAGCGTGGTGCGGCGCGCGATGTCGAGCGATGAAATCCGGCCGACCCCGTCGAGGATCGACATCAGCCTCCATTCCTCTCGCGTAAGCCCGTATTCGCGCGCATAGACATCCTGGAGATTGCGCGAGAAGGCCTCGGCGGCGATCGCGAGACGGTAGGGAAAGAATTCCTCGAGCTTCATGCGGTGCAAATCCTCCTCGGGGCAGGATGGCAGTGTTTCATGTGCAATGAAATGACTTTCATGAGACCGCTCCCGGCGCGCTCTGCGCTCAGATCGGCAGCGGCGCGTCCTGTTTGAACTGGTGCATGACGATCTGGCTCTGCACCCGGGCGACGGTGGGATGGGCAAGCAGCACGTCGTGGATCAGCCGATGCAGTGCTGCCAGATCCGCGCAGTAGACGCGCAGCAGATAATCCGCCTCCCCCGTCAGGGTCCAAGCGGAGGTGATCTCGGGCTGCAAGGAGACGAGGCGCGAGAATTGCTGCGCCGGTTCCGCCCCGTGTCGCTGCATCTGCACCTGCACGAAGGCTTGCACGGCAAGCCCAAGCCGCGCCGCATCGAGCCGCGCGCCGTAGCCGCGGATCAGCCCCTCGGCCTCGAGCCGCTGCCGCCTCCGCCCCACTTGGCTTGGCGACAGGTTCAGCCGCTCGCTCAAGTCCTGCGAGGTTAGCTGGGCATTCTGCTGCAGTTCCGCGAGCAGGCGTTTGTCGATATGGTCGATCATGCGGAGATTTAGCGCCGAATTCCACCTGGATGCAATATTTGCGCAAAAATTGGCGCTCCCATGCGCTACTTCGCGCGGAACGAGCATTCGTCCCAGGTTACCCTCTTCTTAGCGCAAACAGGAGGAGAAACCCATGGGACCGTTCCCCCACGACGCCCCGCAATCCACCATCACCGAGGAGAATCCCGCTGGCACGGACGGGTTCGAATTCGTCGAATTCGCACATCCCGATCCGCAGGAACTGCGCGACCTCTTCGCGAAGATGGGCTATGAGCATGTAGCGAACCACAAATCGAAGCCGGTCGAGCTTTGGCAGCAGGGCGACATCACCTATGTCATCAACGCTGTCCCCGACAGCTTCGCGGCCCGTTTCGTGGAAGAGCACGGGCCCTGCGCCCCCTCGATGGCATGGCGCGTCGTCGATGCGCAGCACGCCTTCGATCACGCGGTGAAGAACGGCGCGGAGCCCTACGAGGGCACGGACAAGACCGTCGACTGGCCCGCGATCAAGGGAATCGGCGGCAGCCTGATCTATTTCACCGACCAATATTACGACACCTCGCCCTATAACGAGGAATTCGACTGGCTGAAGACGTCGAAGCCGAAGGGCGTGGGCTTCTATTATCTCGACCACCTGACCCACAATGTCTTCAAGGGCAACATGGACAAGTGGTTCAACTTCTACGGCGATCTTTTCAATTTCCGCGAGATCCGGTTCTTCGACATCGAGGGAAAATATACCGGCCTCTATTCCCGGGCGCTGACCTCGCCCTGCGGGCGCATCCGCATCCCGATCAACGAGGATCGCGGCGAAACCGGCCAGATCGTCTCCTATCTCAAGAAGTACAAGGGCGAGGGCATCCAGCACATCGCCGTGGGCGCGCGCGACATCTACGAGGCGACCGACGCGATCGCCGATCGCGGGATCCGCTTCATGCCTGCCCCTCCCGAAACCTATTACGAGCTCAGCCATGACCGCGTGACCGGGCATGAGGAGCCGGTCGATCGGATGAAGAAGCACGGCATCCTGATCGACGGCGAGGGCGTCCTCGGCGGCGGCGAGACCAAGATTCTGTTGCAGATATTCTCGAAGACGGTAATCGGGCCGATTTTCTTCGAATTCATCCAGCGCAAGGGCGACGATGGGTTCGGCGAAGGCAACTTTAAGGCGCTCTTCGAGTCGATCGAGCGCGAGCAGATCGAAAGCGGCGAACTCGTCGCCGAATGATCGCGCCACAAATCCAAGTTGCGACGGGCAGGCTGGAGCCTGCCCCGTATGCATTTCGGCGGCGCTGCGGACGGAACCTTGCCGCTCAGCGAAATCCAAAAGCACGCACCACGCCGAGCAGAGCCTGGCGAGCTCGACGATCGGTCGGAGCCGGTTGGGTTGTTTGGGCCCGGGAACCGGCGGCGCCATGCAGAAAGTTCGATCAACTCTCCGTTATCGAAGCTGAAGGTCCGGAATTCCTCAGGTGAATGCTGCCGTCTTCCTTTGATAGCAAATAGGTATTCGAGAGAATTTATTTTTCAAAAAGACTTTCCTGTGCGCCCGGGGCCGGATCGCAAGCCCTCCGGCCCCTGACCTGCCCCCCGCGGGATCCCTCAACGTAGTGTAGAGTCTGCGCCAACTCTGAAGGAGCAGACGAATGCGAAAAAGCCGTTTCACCGAGGCGCAGATTATTGGGATGATCAAGGAGCAGGAGGCAGGCATGCCGACAGCTGATGTGTGCCGCAGGCATGGCCTCAGCCCGGCGACCTTTTACAAGTTCAAGGCCAAGTATGGTGGCATGGAGCTCTCCGAGGCAGCCAGGCTGAAGGCGCTCGAAGACGAAAACGCCAAGCTCAAACGTCTGTTGGCCGACACCATGCTCGACAACGTGGTTCTGAAGGATCTGCTGGGAAAGAACTGACGACATTGACCAGGCGGCGAGAGGCGGCGCTCAGGGCGATGCGGGATCATGACATCTCGCAGCGTCGGGCCTGCCAGCTTGTCGGTGTCGACCCCAAGACGGTCCGGCGCACACGCCCGCCGGACTGCCCCGAGATCCGCGAGGAGATGAAGGAGATCGCCGGGAAGCGGCGCCGGTTTGGCTATCGCCGGATCGGCATCCTGCTTGAGCGCAAGGGCATGACCATGAACCACAAGAAGCTGTATCGGCTCTATCGCGAGGAAGGGCTATCGGTGAAGCGACGGCGTGGACGCAAGCGGGCTCGCGGGTCACGCACGCCGATGCCTGCGGCGGCGCATCCCAATGCGCGCTGGTCGCTCGACTTCCTGGCGGACAGCTTCGGCGCCTCGCGCAAGTTCCGTATTTTGGCCGTGATCGACGATTGTTGCAGAGAGAACCTGTGCCTGGTCGCCGATACCAGTATATCGGGCAAGCGTGTTGCCCGTGAACTCGATGCGCTGGTGCGGATCTACGGAAAGCCTGCTTGCATTGTCAGCGACAACGGGACGGAGTTCACCAGCCGGGCCATCCTGAGATGGGCCGACCAGAACGCCATTCCCTGGCACTACATCGACCCCGGCAAGCCGCAGCAGAACGCGTTCATCGAGTCCTT
It includes:
- the hppD gene encoding 4-hydroxyphenylpyruvate dioxygenase encodes the protein MGPFPHDAPQSTITEENPAGTDGFEFVEFAHPDPQELRDLFAKMGYEHVANHKSKPVELWQQGDITYVINAVPDSFAARFVEEHGPCAPSMAWRVVDAQHAFDHAVKNGAEPYEGTDKTVDWPAIKGIGGSLIYFTDQYYDTSPYNEEFDWLKTSKPKGVGFYYLDHLTHNVFKGNMDKWFNFYGDLFNFREIRFFDIEGKYTGLYSRALTSPCGRIRIPINEDRGETGQIVSYLKKYKGEGIQHIAVGARDIYEATDAIADRGIRFMPAPPETYYELSHDRVTGHEEPVDRMKKHGILIDGEGVLGGGETKILLQIFSKTVIGPIFFEFIQRKGDDGFGEGNFKALFESIEREQIESGELVAE
- a CDS encoding Lrp/AsnC family transcriptional regulator, whose product is MIDHIDKRLLAELQQNAQLTSQDLSERLNLSPSQVGRRRQRLEAEGLIRGYGARLDAARLGLAVQAFVQVQMQRHGAEPAQQFSRLVSLQPEITSAWTLTGEADYLLRVYCADLAALHRLIHDVLLAHPTVARVQSQIVMHQFKQDAPLPI
- a CDS encoding TRAP transporter large permease; its protein translation is MTISLVAFAILLALVFLRVPIAFAMALVGGAGFAWMRGAEAAGSMVGSAVFETGMNYSLSVVPLFIFMGNVLAGSGIASGLFTGADRVFGRMRGGLAMATILSCGGFSAVCGSSLATAATMSKVAMPSMRRFGYHDSLATGAIAAGGTLGILIPPSVIMIIFGLLTESDIGKLFIAGIVPGVLGIGLYLVSVMVAVRLNPKLAPEVREPLAMKRQDIVGVLATLGLFVFIMVGIYGGFFTPIEAAGMGAAAAVLIAAAVGGLRLGALWRALTDAAIASAMIFAIVIGAEIFGNFVTFAGLPDALAELVYNLGLGGYEVIIIIVLIYMLLGMVLESLSMILLTVPIFYPVIYQLDFGSGLLANPDNALIWFAVIVVVATEISLITPPVGMNVFVLRSVLPDVTLGTMFRGILWFWVADIVRISLIVAFPVISLWLVG
- a CDS encoding TRAP transporter small permease, yielding MIARGRFVLEAIAAGLVTGLILVTCFDVVGRYLFNNPLTGAYEITQVLLGALVFVAMPLTTGKGGHVEVDLLMPILPPVLRRMLGRIGSAIAALVMLYFAWRLVILTQDQFHTQLATSGLGIKLWYFGVIGVLSFAVSALVAVLRRPE
- a CDS encoding DUF2783 domain-containing protein, giving the protein MSLITDLNLADHDALYERLIAAHEGLNEAESAAFNARLILILMNHIGDRRVLEEAFELAARAGRPDASPKTGQMRADS
- a CDS encoding MarR family winged helix-turn-helix transcriptional regulator; protein product: MKLEEFFPYRLAIAAEAFSRNLQDVYAREYGLTREEWRLMSILDGVGRISSLDIARRTTLDKVQVSRAAARLEARGLIRRFVPDSDRRLREYECTEAGRALYGEARPKVNARAQTMLSALPEEARAGLEAGVNALIDTLELDIRTEPERD
- a CDS encoding TRAP transporter substrate-binding protein, producing the protein MTHKLTKRAFLGSAAAVGATLAMPAIPARAEGVDLVLSSWLPPRHPIVVDAIKPWAKDIEKATEGRVRIRVLAKPLGSPPAHFDMARDGVADITYGLHSFTQDDRFKNSRVGQFSFLGNDAVSMSEAFWTVYTEKLGAEKEHAGTHLLGLFNHGPGMVHNNKRPINKIEDLQGLKMRVPGGYIADLMSHFGVETIFTPSGEVYEKLSRGVVDGVTFPYDAIASFNLADYLKYTTTIPGGIYNTTWFLVMNSGKWDAISPADQEAINKLSGLAFATRVGKAWNGADERGKKAAKEGGMVAETAPQGVLDAIKQEASVLEGQWADSLGGDYDGRAALAEFRKMTGVDV